A window from Salvelinus fontinalis isolate EN_2023a chromosome 8, ASM2944872v1, whole genome shotgun sequence encodes these proteins:
- the LOC129861256 gene encoding laminin subunit beta-2-like, producing the protein MHVTLVLFICALAYATAQVPDHAHGCTHGSCYPATGDLLVGREKSLKASSTCGSRKKEPYCIVSHLQDEKKCFQCDSRRPYDPVYNTISHRIENVITTFKPHRKKSWWQSENGKPDVFIQLDLEAEFHFTHLIMTFKTFRPAAMVIERSADFGRNWQVYRYFAYDCASVFPGISKGPLRKVDDVTCESRYSDIEPSTEGEAIYRVLDPAIRIEDPYSPNIQNQLKITNLRVNFTKLHTLGDNLLDSRVEIKEKYYYAMYELIIRGNCFCYGHASECAPIDGIKDEEGMVHGRCVCKHNTKGLNCELCDDFHNNVPWRPAEGRNTNACKKCNCNDHSNQCHFDMAVYLATGNASGGVCDDCLHNTMGRTCEMCKPFYYLNPSRDIRDPGVCSACDCDPDGSLNGGICDGHDEPSLGMVAGRCRCKDHVEGPRCDKCKSGFFGLSAENPRGCQTCQCDPRGTVSERPQCDPVSGDCFCKRQVTGRSCGQCLPEHWALSHDLNGCRDCDCDVGGATDNHCSMENGQCRCRSHMVGRQCTQVESGYFFMALDHYIYEAELAMLGQGCSVEQREHQPGRPTTWTGTGFAKVPEGSSLDFSINIIPYSMEYDLLIRYESQMPRDLEEVRVTIIRPGPIPTSSPCGNTIPADDMLTVSLPAGSRFVVLPQSICLERGVSYTLHFEFSRYLERNNVLIPGTTAANILVDSISLLPRYSSLEMFIGGDPASIARKQSYERYRCHDGAKSVTRPQISDVCAKLITSMSAIINHGALACQCDPQGSVSSVCDMRGGQCRCRSNVIGRRCDHCGPGTYGFGPAGCKACECSLEGAVTRFCDQLTGQCPCSQGAFGQRCDGCHAGHWGFPNCKQCLCNGHAEECHQRTGACLNCRENTGGDKCDRCANGYYGNPVLGTGNSNRCQPCPCPDGPNSGRHFATSCHQDNRNRQVVCNCNQGYTGSRCEECAPGYYGNPSQPGGRCQPCRCSNNIDMSDLDACDRRTGECEKCLYNTEGPDCGVCKSGYYGDASRRNCRKCTCNFLGTEQTQCTARDECVCQRATGQCQCLPNTIGLTCDHCKPNYWNLASGRGCEACGCEPNNAVNPACNEFTGKCQCRDGFGGKTCTDCQENYWGDPRIQCRACDCDPRGIDTSQCGQKTGHCVCQQGVSGVRCDQCARGFSGQFPNCQPCHQCFGDWDRVVQNLAVRTKTLSERALEIQTTGLTGAYEKAFRDLEEKLARVQGIVNARNTTTEAVSSLMELIEDLRSQIGETTDVLNHLEGDLTSVGNSNVEASNELSALEREAKELNLTSDQLHRQLDILKNSNFLGAYESIHSSYNKSRDAERRANQSTTTTPSTVSQSADTRRKTERLISAKKDDFNRKNAANKRALGDLNAKAQTLDMKKINEKVCGAPGDSPCVESHCGGAGCRDDEGNRHCGGLNCNGAVAMAENALEKSKHAEKELNVAMGEVEELFHKVADAKSKAEEAKGKAQAALDKATNTKNKVERSNNDLRDLIKQIRDFLMQEGADPDSIETVANRVLELSIPASPQQIRHLAEEIKDRVQSLSNVDAILKQTQDDVRKAEQLLQEAKKARNRADGVKSTAETVKRALEDAKTAQAAAEKAIQRAKVDIGETEVRLAQIESETSSSEHDLNNAMDRLGNLGREIDGLKLKRAKNSMAAARAEETATMARDKANDAKQILDGELTDKYHTVQDLVDRKAKTVQEAKKTAGRLRDEAKELLKDAQNKLQRLSELEKDYEENQKKLEGKARQLDGLEDKMKAILNDINKQIQIYNTCQ; encoded by the exons GAAAGCCTGATGTCTTCATTCAACTGGACCTCGAGGCAGAATTCCATTTCACTCATCTAATCATGACCTTCAAG ACGTTTCGCCCAGCAGCCATGGTGATTGAGCGATCGGCAGATTTTGGACGTAACTGGCAGGTGTACCGCTACTTTGCCTACGACTGTGCCTCGGTCTTCCCCGGGATATCCAAAGGTCCCCTGCGCAAGGTGGATGATGTCACCTGTGAGTCCCGCTACTCTGACATCGAGCCGTCCACAGAGGGAGAG GCCATCTACAGAGTTTTGGACCCTGCCATCCGCATTGAGGACCCCTACAGCCCCAACATTCAGA ATCAGCTGAAGATCACTAACCTGCGTGTGAACTTCACCAAGCTGCACACCCTGGGTGACAACCTGCTGGACTCCCGTGTGGAGATCAAGGAGAAGTACTACTACGCCATGTACGAGCTGATCATCCGCGGCAACTGCTTCTGCTATGGCCACGCCTCCGAGTGTGCCCCCATCGATGGGATCAAGGATGAGGAGGGCATG gtccatgggaggtgtgtgtgtaagCACAACACCAAGGGTCTGAACTGTGAGCTGTGTGACGACTTCCATAACAACGTGCCCTGGAGACCGGCTGAGGGACGCAACACCAACGCCTGCAAGA AATGCAACTGTAATGATCACTCCAACCAGTGTCACTTTGACATGGCGGTGTACCTGGCCACAGGCAATGCCAGCGGTGGCGTCTGTGACGACTGTCTCCACAACACCATGGGACGCACCTGTGAGATGTGTAAACCCTTCTATTACCTGAACCCCAGCAGGGACATCAGAGACccaggagtctgtagtg CATGTGACTGTGATCCTGATGGTTCCCTGAACGGGGGCATCTGTGACGGGCATGATGAGCCATCCCTGGGCATGGTCGCTGGGCGGTGCCGCTGTAAGGACCATGTGGAGGGACCTCGCTGTGACAAATGCAAGTCTGGCTTTTTCGGCCTGAGTGCAGAGAATCCCCGTGGCTGCCAAA CCTGCCAGTGTGACCCCAGGGGTACGGTGTCAGAGAGACCACAGTGTGACCCTGTGAGCGGGGACTGTTTCTGCAAGCGCCAGGTCACCGGACGCAGCTGTGGCCAGTGTCTG CCAGAACACTGGGCACTGAGTCACGACCTGAATGGCTGTAGAGACTGTGACTGTGATGTGGGCGGAGCCACAGATAACCA CTGCTCAATGGAGAATGGGCAGTGTCGTTGTCGTAGTCATATGGTGGGCCGTCAATGTACCCAGGTGGAGTCTGGGTACTTCTTCATGGCTCTGGACCACTATATCTACGAGGCTGAGCTGGCCATGCTGGGACAG ggctgcagtgtggagcagagggagcaccAGCCTGGGCGCCCTACCACCTGGACTGGCACTGGGTTTGCCAAGGTCCCAGAGGGCAGCAGCCTGGATTTCTCCATCAACATCATCCCCTACTCCATGGAGTACGACCTCCTCATCCGCTATGAGTCGCAA aTGCCACGGGACTTGGAGGAGGTCCGTGTGACTATCATTCGGCCAGGGCCCATTCCCACCAGCAGCCCATGTGGAAACACCATCCCTGCAGACGACATGCTCACGGTTTCCCTGCCTGCAGGATCCAG gtTTGTCGTGCTGCCTCAATCTATCTGCTtggagagaggagttagttacacGCTTCACTTTGAGTTCAGTCGCTATCTGGAACGGAACAATGTTCTCATTCCCGGTACAACTGCTGCCAACATTCTAGTGGACTCT aTTTCCCTTCTCCCTCGTTACTCCTCCCTGGAGATGTTCATCGGCGGAGACCCCGCCTCCATCGCCCGGAAACAGAGCTACGAGCGCTACCGCTGCCATGACGGGGCTAAGAGCGTGACACGCCCCCAGATCAGTGACGTCTGTGCCAAACTCATCACCAGCATGTCAGCCATCATTAACCATGGAGCTTTGG CTTGCCAGTGTGACCCCCAGGGTTCAGTCAGCTCAGTGTGTGACATGCGCGGAGGTCAGTGTCGCTGTAGGTCCAATGTGATTGGACGGCGCTGTGACCACTGTGGTCCTGGGACGTACGGCTTTGGACCTGCAGGATGTAAAG cctgtGAGTGTAGTCTGGAAGGTGCGGTCACTCGGTTCTGTGACCAGCTGACTGGGCAGTGCCCATGCAGCCAGGGTGCGTTTGGCCAGCGGTGCGATGGCTGCCACGCAGGACACTGGGGCTTCCCCAACTGTAAGCAGTGCCTATGTAACGGACACGCTGAGGAGTGCCACCAGAGGACCGGAGCCTGTCTCAACTGCAGGGAAAACACTGGAGGGGACAAATGTGACAG GTGTGCCAACGGTTACTACGGCAACCCGGTGCTGGGCACAGGTAACAGTAACCGATGCCAGCCCTGCCCCTGCCCGGATGGCCCAAACAGCGGAAGACACTTTGCTACCTCCTGTCACCAGGACAACCGCAACAGACAGGTGGTCTGCAACTGTAACCAAGGATACACAG GTTCCCGGTGTgaggagtgtgcccctggttactaCGGTAACCCCTCCCAGCCAGGTGGGCGGTGCCAGCCGTGCAGGTGCAGTAACAACATTGACATGTCAGACCTGGATGCGTGTGACCGGAGGACAGGAGAGTGTGAGAAGTGTCTCTACAACACAGAGGGACCGGACTGTGGGGTGTGCAAGAGTGGTTACTATGGAGACGCCTCGCGACGCAACTGCAGAA aGTGCACCTGTAACTTCCTGGGCACAGAGCAAACCCAGTGTACAGCACGGGATGAGTGTGTCTGCCAGCGTGCCACGGGGCAGTGCCAGTGTCTACCCAACACTATCGGCCTGACATGTGACCACTGTAAGCCCAACTACTGGAACCTGGCTAGTGGGCGGGGCTGTGAGGCCTGCGGCTGTGAACCCAACAACGCTGTCAACCCCGCCTGCAACGAG TTCACTGGAAAGTGTCAGTGTCGTGACGGATTTGGTGGGAAGACCTGTACAGACTGCCAAGAGAACTACTGGGGTGACCCAAGGATCCAGTGTAGAG cctgtgACTGTGACCCCCGGGGCATAGATACCTCTCAGTGTGGCCAGAAGACAGGCCACTGCGTGTGTCAACAGGGGGTGTCGGGCGTGCGTTGTGATCAGTGTGCCCGGGGCTTCTCAGGCCAGTTCCCTAACTGCCAGCCTTGCCACCAGTGCTTTGGGGACTGGGACCGGGTGGTACAGAACCTGGCTGTCCGAACCAAAACCCTGTCGGAGCGGGCTCTGGAGATCCAGACCACGGGCCTGACTGGAGCCTATGAGAAGGCcttcagagacctggaggagaagCTGGCACGGGTACAGGGCATCGTCAATGCCCGCAACACCACCACAGAGGCAGTCAGCAGCCTGATGGAGCTCATTGAAGACCTCAG GTCTCAGATAGGGGAGACCACAGATGTACTGAATCATCTGGAGGGAGACCTGACCAGTGTGGGGAACAGTAATGTTGAGGCCAGTAATGAGCTCAGTGCTCTAGAGAGAGAAGCCAAAGAGCTCAACCTGACCTCAGATCAGCTCCACCGCCAACTGGACATCCTGAAAAACTCAAACTTCCTGG gTGCATATGAAAGCATCCATAGCTCCTATAATAAGTCCCGGGACGCAGAGCGGCGAGCCAACCAGTCCACCACTACCACGCCCAgcactgtcagccaatcagcagacACGCGCCGCAAGACAGAACGCCTCATCTCTGCCAAGAAAGACGACTTCAACCGCAAGAACGCCGCCAACAAGCGAGCCCTGGGGGACCTCAATGCCAAGGCACAAACCCTGGACATGAAGAAGATCAACGAGAAG GTCTGTGGGGCCCCTGGCGATTCCCCCTGTGTAGAGAGCCATTGCGGAGGGGCGGGTTGCCGTGATGACGAGGGGAACAGGCACTGCGGAGGCCTGAACTGCAACGGTGCTGTAGCGATGGCAGAGAACGCCTTGGAGAAGTCTAAGCACGCAGAGAAAGAGCTGAACGTAGCCATGGGGGAGGTAGAGGAGCTCTTCCACAAG GTGGCAGATGCCAAGAGCAAGGCGGAGGAGGCAAAGGGTAAAGCTCAGGCAGCTCTGGACAAGGCCACTAACACCAAGAACAAGGTGGAGCGCTCCAACAACGACCTGCGGGACCTCATCAAGCAGATCCGGGACTTCCTCATGC AGGAGGGTGCTGATCCAGACAGCATTGAAACAGTAGCTAACCGTGTCCTGGAGCTGTCcatcccagcctcaccacagcagATCAGACACCTGGCAGAGGAGATCAAGGACCGGGTCCAAAGCCTCTCTAACGTAGACGCCATTCTAAAACAGACACAGGACGACGTGCGCAAAGCAGAGCAGCTTCTGCAGGAGGCCAAGaaggccag GAATCGGGCAGACGGGGTGAAATCCACAGCAGAGACGGTGAAACGGGCACTTGAGGACGCTAAGACGGCCCAGGCTGCAGCGGAGAAGGCCATACAGCGAGCTAAGGTTGACATTGGTGAAACGGAGGTCCGACTAGCACAG ATCGAGTCTGAAACCTCCAGCAGTGAACATGACCTGAATAATGCCATGGACCGCCTTGGCAACCTGGGTCGGGAGATTGACGGTCTGAAACTCAAACGTGCAAaaaacagcatggcagcagctcGAGCTGAGGAGACAGCCACTATGGCACGGGACAAAGCCAATGATGccaagcag attttagATGGTGAGCTGACAGATAAGTATCACACAGTACAGGACTTGGTGGACAGGAAAGCCAAGACCGTCCAGGAAGCCAAAAAGACAGCAGGGCGCCTGAGAGACGAGGCCAAGGAGCTACTGAAAGACGCCCAGAACAAGCTCCAGAGACTATCAG aactagagaaagactatgaaGAGAACCAGAAAAAGTTGGAGGGCAAAGCCCGGCAGTTGGACGGCCTAGAAGACAAGATGAAGGCTATCCTCAACGACATCAACAAACAGATTCAGATCTACAACACCTGTCAGTAA